A genomic stretch from Brockia lithotrophica includes:
- a CDS encoding metal-sensing transcriptional repressor, protein MRNRLKRVEGQIRGVLRMMEERRSCAEVIYQLSAARTALDRAILYLVGNYMEQCMRGDLERGETIDGSVEEAIRLLLKTR, encoded by the coding sequence GTGCGCAACCGATTGAAGCGCGTGGAGGGACAGATCCGCGGCGTCCTACGGATGATGGAAGAACGGCGAAGCTGCGCCGAGGTAATCTACCAACTCTCCGCGGCCCGGACAGCCCTCGATCGCGCGATCCTCTACCTTGTCGGAAACTATATGGAACAGTGCATGCGCGGCGATCTCGAACGCGGAGAGACGATCGACGGCTCCGTGGAAGAGGCCATCCGCCTCCTTCTCAAGACGCGTTGA
- the speE gene encoding polyamine aminopropyltransferase has product MASIPPPKHLVRREDGLWLVDVEEGGGTLLGFRIREVLFEAQTPYQHILVVDSFDYGKMLVLDGIVQTTVRDGFIYNEMIAHPPLLLHPDPRRVLIVGGGDLGAAREVLKYPEVESLVLVEIDAQVVEAARTHLPEIAGSGEDPRLELRTEDGIRYLETASPAQFDVILVDSSDPVGPAVGLFQPEFYAAAKRALRPGGILVVQSESPLYHRSTVESVLTALRKLFHTVRPYWSVVPTYAGGFWMFTLATDLEELEFRRTLPGNTRFATPSGIRAAFDLPPFLREWTDGLLTSPPETR; this is encoded by the coding sequence TTGGCGTCAATCCCGCCTCCCAAGCACCTCGTCCGGAGAGAGGACGGGCTTTGGCTCGTCGACGTGGAAGAAGGAGGGGGGACCCTCCTCGGGTTTCGCATCCGCGAGGTGCTCTTCGAGGCCCAAACTCCGTACCAGCACATCCTCGTGGTCGACAGCTTCGACTACGGCAAGATGCTCGTCCTCGATGGGATCGTGCAGACGACGGTGCGCGACGGATTTATCTACAACGAGATGATCGCCCACCCCCCGCTACTCCTTCACCCCGACCCCCGTCGGGTCCTCATCGTGGGGGGAGGCGACCTCGGAGCGGCGCGGGAGGTTCTCAAATACCCCGAAGTCGAGTCGCTCGTCCTCGTGGAAATCGACGCCCAAGTGGTCGAGGCGGCGCGCACCCATCTTCCCGAAATCGCCGGAAGCGGCGAGGACCCACGCCTCGAACTCCGGACGGAAGACGGCATTCGTTACCTCGAGACGGCGTCTCCCGCCCAATTCGACGTGATTCTCGTGGACTCTTCCGATCCCGTAGGTCCCGCCGTAGGGCTCTTTCAACCCGAATTTTACGCGGCGGCCAAGCGCGCCTTGCGCCCCGGGGGAATCCTCGTCGTCCAGAGCGAGTCGCCGCTGTACCACCGCTCGACCGTGGAAAGCGTGCTCACCGCCCTTCGGAAACTCTTTCACACCGTCCGCCCGTATTGGAGCGTCGTACCGACGTACGCCGGCGGATTTTGGATGTTTACGTTGGCCACGGACCTCGAAGAACTCGAGTTCCGGCGGACCCTACCCGGAAATACGAGATTTGCCACCCCTTCTGGGATCCGGGCAGCCTTCGACCTTCCTCCCTTCCTCCGCGAATGGACGGACGGGCTCTTGACCTCCCCTCCTGAAACAAGATGA
- a CDS encoding amino acid ABC transporter ATP-binding protein, with product MIEFIRVNKFFGKLHVLKNINLFIPRGEVVVIVGPSGSGKSTLLRTINALERIDSGEVRVDGVSVHDPKTDVRALRKQIGMVFQHFNLYPHLTALENIVLAPTKVLGMDRKEAEDMALQILEKVGLREKAHAYPGQLSGGQQQRVAIARALAMRPKIMLFDEPTSALDPEMVGEVLEVMRELAAEGMTMVVVTHEMDFAHDVAHRVVFMDHGEIVEVAPPEEFFREPREERARQFLRRILRRRIGAGAYSD from the coding sequence ATGATTGAATTTATTCGCGTAAACAAGTTTTTCGGCAAGCTTCACGTCCTCAAAAACATCAACCTCTTCATACCGCGTGGCGAAGTGGTGGTCATCGTCGGCCCGTCCGGATCGGGGAAAAGCACGCTCCTACGCACGATCAACGCCTTAGAGCGCATCGACAGTGGCGAGGTGCGCGTAGACGGCGTGAGCGTACACGACCCGAAGACCGACGTGCGCGCCCTCCGCAAGCAGATCGGCATGGTCTTTCAGCACTTCAACCTCTACCCCCACCTCACGGCCCTGGAAAACATCGTCCTCGCGCCGACCAAAGTGCTGGGAATGGATCGGAAAGAGGCCGAGGACATGGCCCTGCAGATCTTGGAAAAGGTGGGACTCAGGGAAAAGGCGCACGCGTATCCCGGTCAGCTCTCCGGCGGCCAACAGCAGCGAGTGGCGATCGCCCGCGCCCTCGCCATGCGGCCGAAGATCATGCTCTTTGACGAGCCCACTTCGGCACTGGATCCGGAGATGGTCGGCGAGGTGCTCGAGGTCATGCGCGAGCTTGCCGCCGAAGGGATGACCATGGTGGTCGTCACCCACGAGATGGACTTCGCCCACGACGTGGCGCACCGTGTGGTGTTCATGGACCACGGGGAGATCGTGGAGGTGGCCCCGCCGGAAGAATTCTTCCGCGAACCGCGCGAAGAACGGGCGCGGCAGTTCTTACGCCGAATCCTGCGTCGCCGAATCGGCGCCGGCGCGTACTCCGACTGA
- a CDS encoding transporter substrate-binding domain-containing protein, protein MLEKFSWRKLGALFLALFLIAGLAACGQGGASTPADGKSAGTSTGSPTLDAIKQRGKLVAGVKYDTKLFGYKDPATGKVEGFDVDLARLLAEKILGDPNKVELVEVTSKTRIPMLKNGDIDVIIATMTITKKRMEEIDFSNAYYVAGQSLLVPKGSRIRGIQDLDENTTVIGVKGSTSVQNIREKAPKAKVAEYDNYAEAFNALRSGKGDALTTDNVILLGMHQQDPNYVLVGGLFTTEPYGIGIRKGDRVFVEYVNEFLKEIKANGKYAEIYKKWLQEEPQEKDLKAIDGEFTIPEGS, encoded by the coding sequence ATGCTCGAGAAGTTCTCGTGGAGGAAGTTGGGTGCCCTCTTCCTCGCCCTGTTCCTCATCGCAGGTCTCGCCGCCTGCGGTCAAGGAGGGGCGTCTACCCCTGCCGACGGCAAATCCGCAGGTACCTCTACGGGGAGTCCCACGCTCGACGCCATCAAGCAGCGGGGGAAGCTCGTTGCGGGGGTAAAGTACGATACGAAGCTCTTCGGCTACAAAGACCCTGCTACGGGGAAGGTAGAAGGCTTCGACGTCGACCTCGCTCGCCTTCTCGCCGAAAAGATCCTGGGCGACCCCAACAAGGTGGAACTCGTAGAAGTCACCTCGAAGACGCGCATCCCCATGCTGAAAAACGGGGACATCGACGTGATCATCGCAACGATGACGATCACGAAAAAGCGGATGGAGGAAATTGATTTCTCCAACGCGTACTACGTTGCCGGGCAGTCCCTCCTCGTTCCCAAGGGGTCCCGAATCCGGGGAATCCAGGACCTCGACGAAAACACGACCGTAATCGGGGTAAAGGGTTCGACGAGCGTTCAAAACATCCGCGAGAAGGCTCCTAAGGCCAAGGTAGCGGAGTACGACAATTACGCGGAGGCGTTTAACGCCCTGCGGAGCGGCAAGGGCGACGCGCTCACGACAGACAACGTGATCCTTTTGGGGATGCACCAACAAGACCCGAATTACGTGCTCGTCGGTGGGCTCTTCACCACGGAACCTTACGGGATCGGAATTCGCAAAGGCGATCGGGTCTTCGTAGAGTATGTGAACGAGTTCCTCAAGGAAATTAAGGCCAACGGGAAGTACGCGGAGATCTACAAGAAGTGGCTTCAAGAAGAACCCCAAGAAAAAGACCTCAAGGCCATCGACGGCGAGTTTACGATCCCCGAAGGGTCGTAG
- a CDS encoding amino acid ABC transporter permease has translation MVYLDLLREYGDLFWSGFRTTLGVSVVSLLGSLILGTLIAGLRMFPYAPVAAVGRAYVEFVRNIPLLLIAFFFYFGLAPFHINLDEIVAGTLALTIYTAAFIAEAIRAGIHSLPKGQWEAGYATGLSYAQILRYVILPQAFRLVLPPLGNQFVNLVKNSSILSLIAGPELLYQGEAIANATFKTLPVYTLVAAFYLLLTIPLSQFVRYLEKRLSGKEFVLEGGEAA, from the coding sequence ATGGTCTACCTCGATCTCCTACGCGAATACGGAGACCTCTTTTGGAGCGGATTCCGCACCACGCTCGGCGTGAGCGTCGTCTCGCTTTTGGGGAGCCTGATCCTCGGTACGCTGATCGCCGGCCTCCGCATGTTCCCCTACGCCCCCGTGGCCGCCGTCGGTCGGGCTTACGTGGAGTTCGTGCGAAACATCCCCCTCCTCCTCATCGCCTTTTTCTTTTACTTCGGACTCGCACCGTTTCACATCAACCTCGACGAAATCGTAGCCGGCACCCTTGCCCTTACGATCTACACGGCGGCCTTCATCGCGGAAGCGATCCGCGCGGGGATCCATTCCCTTCCCAAGGGACAGTGGGAGGCGGGGTACGCCACGGGCCTTTCCTACGCACAAATCCTGCGCTACGTCATCCTCCCGCAAGCGTTCCGCCTCGTCCTGCCGCCCCTGGGAAACCAGTTTGTCAACTTGGTGAAGAACTCGTCCATCCTAAGCCTCATCGCAGGGCCGGAGCTTTTGTACCAGGGCGAGGCCATCGCAAACGCGACGTTCAAAACACTCCCCGTGTACACACTCGTGGCCGCCTTCTATCTCCTGCTCACGATCCCCCTGAGCCAGTTCGTACGCTACTTGGAAAAGAGGCTGAGCGGCAAGGAATTCGTCCTCGAGGGAGGGGAAGCGGCGTGA
- a CDS encoding amino acid ABC transporter permease, whose amino-acid sequence METWLEALQPAHLNFLLQGFRITLEVALISIALSYAIGIVLGATRYLDVPGLATLFAVAVETLRNLPILYLLIFARFVLPTLGIRLDPFWSAVVGLTAFEAAMISEIVRAGLASVDREQIEAATASGLTRLQILRYIALPQALVRMIPPTVSQFISLLKDTSLAVAISLPELMHNAQIIYNGDPVRYVLPILATTAVLYFSVNFLLSQIAHVLERRLLRT is encoded by the coding sequence ATCGAGACCTGGCTCGAAGCGCTCCAACCGGCACACCTGAACTTCCTCCTCCAAGGCTTTCGGATCACGCTCGAAGTGGCTCTCATCTCCATTGCGCTCAGCTACGCCATAGGCATCGTTCTCGGAGCAACTCGATACCTCGACGTTCCCGGACTCGCCACGCTTTTTGCCGTTGCGGTGGAGACCTTGCGGAACCTCCCCATTCTCTACCTTCTCATCTTTGCCCGCTTCGTCCTCCCGACTCTCGGGATCCGCCTCGATCCCTTCTGGTCTGCCGTCGTAGGCCTAACCGCCTTTGAAGCGGCAATGATTTCGGAAATCGTACGGGCTGGACTCGCCTCCGTCGACCGCGAACAGATCGAGGCCGCGACGGCCAGCGGCTTGACGCGTCTACAGATCCTTCGTTACATCGCCCTTCCTCAAGCACTCGTCCGCATGATCCCGCCCACCGTGAGCCAGTTTATTTCTCTCTTAAAGGACACCTCCCTCGCCGTAGCCATCTCCCTGCCTGAACTCATGCACAACGCCCAGATCATCTACAACGGCGATCCCGTAAGGTACGTGCTCCCCATTTTGGCCACCACGGCAGTCCTCTACTTCAGCGTAAACTTCCTCCTCTCGCAAATCGCCCACGTCCTCGAACGCCGCCTCCTCCGCACCTGA